TTAGACCATCTTGTTGTAAGAATATCTGTAGGATCAGGTATATTTTGCCCCCATACATCTCTCAAAACGATCATTGCATCGTTTTTCATTTCTTTTTCATTCATTTGGTCTGCAATAAGAGCATAATCCCCAACACTTAATCCCAATAAAATATTTTCTCTACTAAAAGTTCGGTAATTTAACCAATAATTCCAACGGCCTTTTATCTCTGTATTTACACCAAAATACTGAGTTTCTTTATCCCAAAAAACATCATTAAATTTCATTGCTATTTTAGTTACTGATCCAAAACCCAATTTATCAATGCTTTTAATATATTTTTTAGGCAATGAAGGCTTGAATTTTATATTTTTTGCTTTCAAAATGCCTAAGGGAACACTGCAAATGATGGAATCACATTTAAGCTCTTTATCATTAGATTGAACTCTTACAAAATCCTTATTTGATATATCAATTTCACTGACTTTATTATTCAATCGAATATCTAAATTTTTTGAAAGTTTTTTTATAATTGAATCATATCCATTAGTAATAATTACATCTGGTTTATCAAAGGCTTTATCGTCGTCATGAAAAACAGCAGAAACCTTTTCTATAGAAGTTCCTTTATCAAATTCAGTATATGCAGATAGTGCCCATAACACCCCAGGATCATTTAATGCCGCAGGATAAATATCCTGTATTGCCTTTCTTAAACTTCTCCTATCATTAAGTTCTAATTCTTCATCTACAAGATATAAAGCTTTTTCCCATTTTTCTTCAACAGCTGCAAATTTATCATCAGACCATATAGTGCCATCTGCATCGAATGTCGAAATATTATCGTCATTAGTTAAAAAGTATTTACAACCACTTTTGTCTGCCAATTGTTTTGTTGGATTGTCTTGAGAAGGCCCATGAATCCATCCTGCACCAACTTCAAAAGGAGCATCCTTCCCAAGTGACCAATCGGTTTTAATTCGCCCACCAATGTAATTGTTGGCTTCCAGTATGGTTACATTTGCTCCTTTTTGTATAAGTTCGCTTGCTGCTGTTAATCCAGAAATTCCCGCACCAATTACGATGATATTTTTCCCTTTTAATAATTGAGATTTTCGACCTAATACTGGAGGCATCATCGATGCGCAATAGGCCAACAGTAATAATTTTAATAATCGTCTACGAGTTAAGATATTTTGATTGATTGGCATTGGTTTTTTTTTTTTAATTTAATTAGGAATCTGTTGCTTTGCTACTTGAAAATAAAAATTTATGTGGATTAGGAATCTTTTCTAAATCAAGATTCTCGTTAGGAATTAATTTTTTCTTCATCGCACAAACATAAATTTCATTGTTTAGAGATAAGCGGCGCCTTCCATTTCCTGGCTAGTCACTTGATTTGTTTTAACCAAATACCTCATCCTTTATAAAAGTTTTTTTGGCAGTTCTCTCTCTAGACCAAATCGCAAATTTTCTGAACTCTTTTAATTCACAATAGGTTAACGTCTCTAAATCTTGTTTTTTTTAATAAGAGATCAAATATATCTAATACTATTTGATCCATTGATTTTTTTGTAGGAGTTTCTCAGCTATTAGTAGTTATTAAAATTTTTTAATACAGAATTGATGTACTTTTATCTGTTTAAGCATCTTCTAAATCCCATAGGGAGTCTTTTCTATTTCCTTTACTGGCGATGCCATCATGTCCTATAGGACCAAGCGCAGCTGAACTATTTGGTTTAGAAATGCCATCGCTACCTATAGGGCCAAGATAAACTGAATCATTTTCTTTTTTTAATCCTGTCGTTTTACAAAGATTACCTTCAACAGTCCAAGATCCACCCGCAACATCTTTTAGCTCATCAGTTGATAGCTCTTGATCCTTTTTTTCTTCTGACATGAGATTTTTCTCTATGGTCTTTACTTTCTAGCAGTGGTCATTGTCGCTGTCTGAAGGAAGTAAAAATTGTAGACACTTTAGTCAACTATTTCAGTGGTTTTGGTTTTCGCTTGATTCTGCCCTAATCGCTCTTATATCAGCTTGTTTCAAGACTTAGAGACACAGGTGTCCCTATCTTTTAAAGCTTAATGCTAAAGAATTATCGGGCCTTCGGACAACCCACATCGAATTAATTTACAAAGGACCCAATAAACGTTTAATTGTAGTAAAAAATTAGTGCAAACTTCATACTTGACTCATCAAGCATCTCCTGACCCATCTCCCTTTTGAGCAGTGTATGCACTACCTTCTTGATCCATGGTCCAATTAGGATTAGCTTTACCATTACGAAAACGATTTCTTAAAGATTTAAATTTCCCTCTAAAATCTGCTCCATCAACAGTCCACCAACCCTTATTTGCTTTTGGCTTGAATTGACTACCACCAAAATCAACAACGCCACCCGCAACATCTTTTAGCTCATTAGTTGATAGCTCTTGATTCATTTCTTCTTTTGACATGAGATTCCTCTCTAAATTTTCTGCTTTCTAGCAGTGGTTATTGTCGCTGTCTGAAGAAGGAAAAAACTTGAAATAACACTTGTGACTAAACTCACAGATTAAGCAGAAGTAGATCAACACCTTAGTCATTAATTGGAGAGATAGTAAGTACATCGAAGGGATTCAACCCTCACAACTATCTAAGACAATGAACAACACTGAACTCACTCTTGATCAAGAACTAAGTCTTAATGAACTTGAAGATATTTCTGGAGGCTTATGTCCTGCCAGTATGCTCGTAGGTGCAATGTTCGCAACTGTTGTCATTGGCTGGGTTGCTGCTGAGAAAGCCGGCAGTCCTGGAAGTTTTAAGTCTTCATTTGGTGGAAAAGACAAGAATAAAAAAAAGAATAAAAAGCAAGAAGATAACTAAATCAAAATTACATAATTAATAATTCAATTCGTCTAAAAGCACTCATTAACTGGGTGCTTTCTTCTTGTTTAAGCTGTTATCAAAATGAGAAGGAAGAAGAGAAAGACGATAGAAAAGAAATAAACTGAACAAGTCGAAGTCGCAGAACTTGTTGGTTCTCACTCGGCATTAAAGCATTTCTAAAAATCTAATGTCATTCACATGTGCTTTCGCATGGTTTTGTGCTGTGCTCATGGTTCCTCTAATGCTATTTATGTGGGCATTGGATACTAAGAAAACAAGAATTAACAGATAAAGAAGTTATGGCTGGAGTTGGAAAAGATTGCTGATATTTACGGAGTTAGTCCTACTATTGTCAGGCGCTGGTCTTTGGCTTAGTTCTTATCCCTTGATTGATTTGAGGCCTTCTCAAGAAACTCGACAAACTCTTTTTGTTTAGGAGTAAGTTTCTCTTGTTCTTGATCTTCTTGTTCCCACGCTTGAAATTGAAAATAAAATATTGCGGCTAACGCTACGAAAATCGAAAGAAGTCCAGCCCAACCCCAAAATTTATTTTCAGTAAAAAGATTAGTCAAAGATGACTGTTCTACATACCTTGCATCCATCTCACTTTGAATACGCCCAAGCCATGGGTCAGCAGTAATTATAAAATTCCCAATTAAATCATACATTGCTGCAACATTAGGTTGAGAAAAATTAGAGTTGCACTAAGTAGGAAATAAACCAAGCGGCAAATATAATTTTCCCCAAAATAAGAAAAGGAAGAAACTTAAAAGCCTTCTTTTCGAATAATCTTTATCAACTGAAGTCATGAGAAAGAAGCAACTGAATTTCTAGCGGGGTTAAATCACTATTTTCTATTCCCCAAAGCTCTCCTTTGTCTGAAGCTTCAAGAATGGATTCGTAAAAATCAGGTAAAAAATTTTTAGGCATTGTGCTAATTAAACGATTACAGAATTAACAACATCAATGGAAGTTGATGCAAGGATTAGCGCAGGGATACAAAAAAGAGCTAGGAACTTAGCTGCTGAAGAATTATTACTTGATGTCATTGCGGTATGGGGTGAAAGTTTTTCGGTGAGACAGGGGTTGAACATTCCATTCACCGATTCGTTAATCATAAGAGTACTCTTGAAGTAATGATGTTCGGTTGGGGTAGTGCTTTCCTACTCCCATCCAATGAAAAGAAGGATTAGACAAAAGGTGTAAGAAAGGAGGCTTTATGAAACTCTTTACTCCCTTCACCATCCCCAACAAAGACAACTGCGATCTTTGCAGGATTAAAAGGAATAATCAGAAGAGAGGCAAATAGCCTCTTTTTTTTATTGCTGTTGCTGTATTTGCTCGTAAAGCGAAGAAGGCTTTTTGATTGTTGTCCGATATTCGCTAACGATGTCAGTAACTTCTTCACCATGAATCCAACGGATTTCGCCAGAATCTACGTTGGCAATTTGAAAGAGTGAGGGTGCATCAGGATCACGAGAGCCGCCAACAAAAGTAAGAACTTTTCCAATCTGGTCCTTTTCATATAGAACAGCGTCACCCGGTCTGATTTTTAAAAATAAATGTTCATCCATTCTTTCATTGTGTCCAAATCCATCAAGCAAGGGAAGTATTCTTTTTGACCAATCATAAGAATTTATACAAATTGGGTATTTCTTTCAGCTAGTAAAAACATTTTCCTTAGCCAATCTAGTTGTATGGAAATTTAATTGTTCTTTCGACCATGCCTTTTGCGGTTATTTCTGGAACTGGTAATTGGGTTCCTTCTTCTTCTCTTCTCTATATTGTTTTGATCTTTGGGGCACTCCTTACAGCTGGTGTCGCTATGTCAGCATTTTCATTTTACGATGATTACTACTGGGGTGATGAGGATTTTAGAGATCAGCTTAGGTTTCATCCTTCAAATAGAAATTCATCCAATCAAAAGCCTCGAAAGGTCTAAAAAAGATTTATGAAGTGAGTCATAAAAAAATATGAAAGGTGACTATAAATTAATAATTAGATATTTTAAATGAATTTCTTACCAAATCTTTCTCCAATTAATCAACTCGTGATTTTAGTTGCTTTTATTGGACTTTTATTTGGTTTTCTGGTGGTTTACCTAGA
This is a stretch of genomic DNA from Prochlorococcus marinus str. MIT 0912. It encodes these proteins:
- a CDS encoding flavin monoamine oxidase family protein — translated: MPINQNILTRRRLLKLLLLAYCASMMPPVLGRKSQLLKGKNIIVIGAGISGLTAASELIQKGANVTILEANNYIGGRIKTDWSLGKDAPFEVGAGWIHGPSQDNPTKQLADKSGCKYFLTNDDNISTFDADGTIWSDDKFAAVEEKWEKALYLVDEELELNDRRSLRKAIQDIYPAALNDPGVLWALSAYTEFDKGTSIEKVSAVFHDDDKAFDKPDVIITNGYDSIIKKLSKNLDIRLNNKVSEIDISNKDFVRVQSNDKELKCDSIICSVPLGILKAKNIKFKPSLPKKYIKSIDKLGFGSVTKIAMKFNDVFWDKETQYFGVNTEIKGRWNYWLNYRTFSRENILLGLSVGDYALIADQMNEKEMKNDAMIVLRDVWGQNIPDPTDILTTRWSKEENILGAYSYPSPGSTPRDYKVLSTPVDGKLFFCGEHTNFDYSATTHGAYLSGIRVVKDIEKAILN
- a CDS encoding class IIb bacteriocin, lactobin A/cerein 7B family, producing the protein MNNTELTLDQELSLNELEDISGGLCPASMLVGAMFATVVIGWVAAEKAGSPGSFKSSFGGKDKNKKKNKKQEDN
- a CDS encoding DUF3104 domain-containing protein, giving the protein MLDGFGHNERMDEHLFLKIRPGDAVLYEKDQIGKVLTFVGGSRDPDAPSLFQIANVDSGEIRWIHGEEVTDIVSEYRTTIKKPSSLYEQIQQQQ